One region of Anticarsia gemmatalis isolate Benzon Research Colony breed Stoneville strain chromosome 2, ilAntGemm2 primary, whole genome shotgun sequence genomic DNA includes:
- the awd gene encoding nucleoside diphosphate kinase translates to MIATLLYLLIHLRRAGFTLVKIIMAEQRERTFIMVKPDGVQRGLVGNIIERFEKKGFKLVALKFVWPSEELLQKHYSDLSSKPFFPGLVKYMSSGPVVPMVWEGLNVVKTGRQMLGATNPADSQPGTIRGDLCIQVGRNIIHGSDSVESANKEIGLWFTEKEVVGWTPAAENWIYE, encoded by the coding sequence ATGATTGCCACTTTGCTCTACCTTTTAATACATCTCAGACGCGCCGGTTTCacgttagtaaaaataataatggcgGAACAACGTGAAAGAACTTTCATCATGGTTAAGCCCGACGGTGTCCAACGTGGACTTGTCGGTAACATCATCGAGCGTTTTGAGAAGAAAGGCTTCAAGCTGGTCGCCCTAAAATTCGTCTGGCCATCCGAAGAATTGCTGCAGAAACACTACAGCGACCTGTCATCCAAGCCCTTCTTCCCCGGTCTAGTTAAGTACATGAGCTCTGGGCCAGTAGTACCTATGGTATGGGAAGGCCTCAACGTGGTAAAGACCGGCCGTCAAATGCTTGGCGCTACAAACCCCGCTGACTCTCAACCTGGCACCATCCGTGGTGATCTCTGCATTCAAGTTGGCCGCAACATCATCCACGGCTCCGACAGTGTCGAATCAGCCAACAAGGAAATCGGCTTGTGGTTTACCGAGAAAGAAGTTGTTGGATGGACCCCAGCTGCCGAAAACTGGATTTACGAGTAA
- the LOC142983896 gene encoding DNA-3-methyladenine glycosylase 1-like produces the protein MSNNENTRCGWLTDDPLYIKYHDEEWGKPEYDNFNLFEMLCLEGQQAGLSWLTILKKRENYRKHFCKFNPHKIAKLTEENMRKLINEAGIVRHKGKIEAIKNNAKCFVQMEENGEDFSNFIWSFVNHTPVINNWNSNAEIPSETSTSIALSKALKKRGFKYVGATICYAFMQACGLVNDHINSCICKSGVLS, from the coding sequence atgtcaaacaacGAAAACACGAGATGTGGATGGTTAACAGACGACCcactttatataaaataccatGATGAAGAATGGGGTAAACCAGAATAcgacaattttaatttatttgaaatgttgtGCTTAGAAGGACAACAAGCTGGATTGTCGTGGTTAACAATACTGAAAAAAAGAGAGAATTATAGGAAACACTTTTGTAAATTCAATCCACATAAAATAGCAAAGCTAACGGAAGAGAAcatgcgaaaactcatcaatGAAGCAGGAATCGTCAGGCATAAAGGAAAaatagaagcaataaaaaataatgctaaaTGTTTTGTACAAATGGAGGAGAATGGAGAAGATTTTTCTAATTTCATATGGAGTTTCGTAAATCACACACCTGTAATTAATAACTGGAATTCTAACGCAGAAATTCCGTCTGAAACAAGTACGTCTATCGCACTATCGAAAGCATTAAAGAAAAGGGGTTTCAAATATGTTGGTGCGACTATTTGTTACGCATTTATGCAAGCATGCGGTCTGGTGAATGATCATATTAACAGCTGTATTTGCAAATCTGGAGTCCTATCGtaa
- the LOC142983914 gene encoding uncharacterized protein LOC142983914: MFPYFSGCLFFIFLQWIQDAVSMSLLNKDSLLSATGNAERGVTDFIIAKGYIPRDSELPKPSIVKNVDNDATYLLSKLSDDELVKLLSEQPNKNEYNVKDLVKITTNDKFPQNFNPISDLGSNNPAVSEKGAPPQQNAFFRLENKEVDPFASSKTADVQYAAVQKINNLLYSRPAEQEPENRAEDDDEKKELMFDVLVAQLKSLCCKRNKPLKRDDKTKDEKKKLKPLLGDIMPAAVTSKNYNPELRYSQITMPTEHMFLIINDEIKSSGNEEDALISVDPDSLSKNSSVMLLGPIATPLSDTQLRLVMMRISNELANPEYLPLLQQISEGRLSNEHIGLLDSLVSGAQSRRYMKPHRCNHQSKLARIYGGPKWLICTGYLNLNKPSLYD; encoded by the exons ATGTTTCCGTATTTCAGTGGTTgcctattttttatatttttacagtgG ATTCAAGACGCAGTTTCCATGTCGTTATTGAACAAAGATTCTCTTTTATCAGCAACTGGCAATGCAGAACGTGGCGTAACAGATTTTATAATTGCTAAAGGATACATACCGAGAGATTCAGAACTACCAAAACCTTCGATCGTAAAAAATGTTG ataatgACGCTACTTATTTGCTCTCTAAACTGTCTGATGACGAACTTGTAAAGCTTCTCAGTGAGCAGCCCAACAAGAATGAATACAATGTAAAAGATTTAGTAAAAATTACCACCAATGATAAATTTCCTCAAAATTTTAATCCCATATCGGATTTAGGATCAAACAATCCAGCAGTATCTGAAAAAGGTGCACCACCACAACAGAATGCATTTTTTAGATTAGAAAATAAGGAAGTTGATCCGTTTGCGTCCTCAAAAACGGCAGATGTGCAGTACGCAGCTGTtcaaaaaattaataacttattatacagTCGACCTGCAGAGCAAGAACCAGAGAACAGAGCTGAAGACGATGACGAGAAAAAGGAACTCATGTTTGATGTTCTTGTTGCACAATTAAAATCACTGTGTTGTAAACGAAATAAACCATTGAAACGTGATGATAAAACCAAAGACGaaaagaaaaaattaaagcCGTTGTTGGGAGATATAATGCCTGCAGCTGTTACTTCCAAAAATTATAATCCGGAGCTCAGATATTCACAAATTACGATGCCAACTGAAcacatgtttttaataataaatgatgaaataaaaagtagtgGAAACGAGGAAGACGCACTCATATCAGTGGATCCAGACAGCCTGAGCAAAAATAGTAGTGTCATGTTATTGGGTCCAATAGCAACGCCTTTATCAGATACTCAGCTCCGACTAGTG ATGATGAGAATATCAAATGAACTCGCCAATCCAGAATATCTTCCACTCTTGCAACAAATATCAGAAGGGAGACTTAGTAATGAACACATAGGACTTCTTGATAGTCTTGTGTCTGGAGCGCAGTCAAGAAGGTACATGAAACCACACAGATGTAATCACCAATCTAAACTGGCCCGTATTTACGGAGGTCCTAAGTGGCTAATATGTACAGGATACCTTAACTTAAATAAACCTAGCTtgtatgattaa
- the LOC142983921 gene encoding anaphase-promoting complex subunit 15B-like, with translation MNIPFPMLTPRLADSTWFNADSPCDEETELTAMEQANQHWLNSIGQQYMKRAPLGKADPEPMEEEADTDEEEGNDESDESEESHDEDEEEDVPASYSPSRNNNELEPDSLDDLNDGADLNASDQSALWPL, from the exons aTGAATATTCCATTTCCTATGTTAACTCCACGCCTAGCGGATTCTACGTGGTTCAATGCCGATAGTCCCTGTGACGAGGAGACAGAATTGACTGCTATGGAGCAAGCAAACCAACATTGg TTGAACTCTATCGGCCAGCAGTACATGAAGCGTGCTCCTCTAGGAAAAGCCGACCCTGAGCCAATGGAGGAAGAAGCTGACACAGACGAAGAAGAAG GTAATGATGAATCTGACGAGTCTGAAGAGTCCCATGATGAGGATGAGGAGGAAGACGTCCCTGCCTCATACTCGCCATCCCGTAACAACAATGAACTAGAGCCTGACAGTTTAGATGACCTCAATGACGGAGCTGATCTCAATGCCTCTGACCAAAGTGCTTTGTGGCCGTTATAA
- the LOC142983904 gene encoding uncharacterized protein LOC142983904 isoform X2: MNSDFQEGKRGASITPSARKSIHSYREEDMGRYGLNKSNERNIRGNTPANNDPGEDQVDNVMSKMARQTSPLPTRRKKIIRTNSYSQEEETTENSDDSDLEEPNYSAASLSKSRLEDSLHSQVNRSNQFNNSDHFQTPPYRRKSSISGLPARNKQQSGSNMSTYLLLTIVIAILAALYIKYPQVTQYLQNNNKDKSTQTVNYDEVLFENNMNNLQEKYNIDQNSILKLKSGISTIFSRMDAGSFMFVYNTDTNNFNLTQFEKFINEVAYTAARYLRNNLSSMKHTVVTSSSLDMQEHGELISRYRDDVDKTGVLLVKEVDSIPSELAMAFHYYCDEYEPLVKRSAIFFTLNLANCSSTTDKKTTHDFIEKCLAKKWKTAVPPENMRPLLTRVVDIIIDVTTAF; the protein is encoded by the exons ATGAATAGTGATTTCCAAGAGGGG AAAAGGGGGGCTTCCATCACACCGTCTGCCAGAAAAAGCATCCATAGTTACAGAGAGGAGGATATGGGGCGGTACGGATTGAACAAGTCTAATGAAAGAAATATTAGAGGTAACACACCAGCCAATAATGACCCTGGAGAGGACCAGGTGGATAATGTCATGAG CAAAATGGCTCGACAAACCAGTCCACTGCCTACTAGAAGGAAAAAGATAATTAGAACAAACTCATACTCGCAGGAAGAGGAAACCACAGAAAACTC TGATGATTCAGATCTTGAAGAGCCGAACTATTCAGCAGCATCATTGTCGAAGTCGAGGCTTGAAGACAGTCTCCATAGTCAAGTGAACAGAAGTAACCAGTTCAATAACTCTGATCACTTTCAAACACCTCCGTACCGACGAAAGTCATCCATTTCAGGGCTTCCAGCTCGTAACAAACAACAATCAGGGTCTAACATGTCTACGTATCTTTTGCTCACGATAGTAATAGCAATCTTAGCTGCATTATATATTAAGTACCCCCAAGTAACGCAGTATCTACAGAACAATAATAAGGATAAATCAACACAAACAGTGAATTATGATGAAGTTTTGTTTGAGAATAACATGAATAATttgcaagaaaaatataatattgatcaGAACtccattttaaaacttaaatcag GTatatcaacaatattttcaagAATGGATGCGGGTTCATTCATGTTTGTTTACAACACTGATACCAATAATTTCAATCTCACGCAATTCGAAAAGTTTATAAACGAAGTTGCATACACTGCTGCGAGATATTTac GTAACAACTTGTCTTCCATGAAGCATACAGTAGTGACCAGCTCAAGCTTGGACATGCAAGAGCACGGTGAACTCATCAGTCGGTACAGAGATGACGTTGATAAAACTGGTGTGCTGCTTGTCAAGGAGGTCGACAGCATTCCTTCAGAGCTAGCAATGGCCTTCCACTACTACTGTGATGAATATGAACCACTAGTAAAGAGAAGTGCTATTTTCTTTACATTGAATTTAGCTAACTGTTCTAGTACGACGG ACAAGAAAACAACCCATGACTTCATCGAAAAGTGCCTGGCTAAGAAGTGGAAGACAGCAGTACCTCCTGAAAACATGCGGCCATTACTTACAAGAGTTGTGGATATCATTATTGATGTGACCACTGCATTTTAA
- the LOC142983904 gene encoding uncharacterized protein LOC142983904 isoform X1 gives MNSDFQEGKRGASITPSARKSIHSYREEDMGRYGLNKSNERNIRGNTPANNDPGEDQVDNVMSKMARQTSPLPTRRKKIIRTNSYSQEEETTENSNVLSKSLPSTLPSYLYYSDDSDLEEPNYSAASLSKSRLEDSLHSQVNRSNQFNNSDHFQTPPYRRKSSISGLPARNKQQSGSNMSTYLLLTIVIAILAALYIKYPQVTQYLQNNNKDKSTQTVNYDEVLFENNMNNLQEKYNIDQNSILKLKSGISTIFSRMDAGSFMFVYNTDTNNFNLTQFEKFINEVAYTAARYLRNNLSSMKHTVVTSSSLDMQEHGELISRYRDDVDKTGVLLVKEVDSIPSELAMAFHYYCDEYEPLVKRSAIFFTLNLANCSSTTDKKTTHDFIEKCLAKKWKTAVPPENMRPLLTRVVDIIIDVTTAF, from the exons ATGAATAGTGATTTCCAAGAGGGG AAAAGGGGGGCTTCCATCACACCGTCTGCCAGAAAAAGCATCCATAGTTACAGAGAGGAGGATATGGGGCGGTACGGATTGAACAAGTCTAATGAAAGAAATATTAGAGGTAACACACCAGCCAATAATGACCCTGGAGAGGACCAGGTGGATAATGTCATGAG CAAAATGGCTCGACAAACCAGTCCACTGCCTACTAGAAGGAAAAAGATAATTAGAACAAACTCATACTCGCAGGAAGAGGAAACCACAGAAAACTC CAATGTGCTTTCGAAATCTTTACCATCAACTCTGCCATCGTATTTGTATTACAGTGATGATTCAGATCTTGAAGAGCCGAACTATTCAGCAGCATCATTGTCGAAGTCGAGGCTTGAAGACAGTCTCCATAGTCAAGTGAACAGAAGTAACCAGTTCAATAACTCTGATCACTTTCAAACACCTCCGTACCGACGAAAGTCATCCATTTCAGGGCTTCCAGCTCGTAACAAACAACAATCAGGGTCTAACATGTCTACGTATCTTTTGCTCACGATAGTAATAGCAATCTTAGCTGCATTATATATTAAGTACCCCCAAGTAACGCAGTATCTACAGAACAATAATAAGGATAAATCAACACAAACAGTGAATTATGATGAAGTTTTGTTTGAGAATAACATGAATAATttgcaagaaaaatataatattgatcaGAACtccattttaaaacttaaatcag GTatatcaacaatattttcaagAATGGATGCGGGTTCATTCATGTTTGTTTACAACACTGATACCAATAATTTCAATCTCACGCAATTCGAAAAGTTTATAAACGAAGTTGCATACACTGCTGCGAGATATTTac GTAACAACTTGTCTTCCATGAAGCATACAGTAGTGACCAGCTCAAGCTTGGACATGCAAGAGCACGGTGAACTCATCAGTCGGTACAGAGATGACGTTGATAAAACTGGTGTGCTGCTTGTCAAGGAGGTCGACAGCATTCCTTCAGAGCTAGCAATGGCCTTCCACTACTACTGTGATGAATATGAACCACTAGTAAAGAGAAGTGCTATTTTCTTTACATTGAATTTAGCTAACTGTTCTAGTACGACGG ACAAGAAAACAACCCATGACTTCATCGAAAAGTGCCTGGCTAAGAAGTGGAAGACAGCAGTACCTCCTGAAAACATGCGGCCATTACTTACAAGAGTTGTGGATATCATTATTGATGTGACCACTGCATTTTAA